The genome window AGCCAAATAGACATCGTAATGTGCCAAAAGGTCAGACTTATTGTGCGTAGCATACTGCAGCCAACCTAAGTATTTGGTGCCGCCACGAATAATGCCGCCTACTTCCTGGATCGCAATGATCACGGCCAACTTCAGTTTCATGGCCGCGGGCAAGTCTTCTACTTCTACCAACATGCGGGCATAACGGGACTCCACCGGGAAGCGCTCCATCTTATGTCCAATTTCTGTCACCTCACCCGCAACTGTCATGGCACCCAGGGTTACCAGGGTTTGTTTGGCTTGCTGGATTGCCTCAATCCCAGGAGTGTGGAAAAACTCCAGCTCCTCAATGTCTATACCAACACTCGCCAGCCTTAGTACGAGGCGGTCCAGGTGAGTACGAAGGATTTCCGGAATGGCATAAGCTGGCCGCTCTTCTAGGAACGCGCACGGCATGCGGTCCAGGGCGGCAAGAATATATTCGCCCGCCTTAGTACGTCCGGCCCGGCCTGCACGCTGTAGGCAGTCTGCACGGGAAACTTGCGCAATGAATAGCCCTTCAATCCCGTGATGAATTTCTATTCGCCGCTCAAGCCCAGAATCAATAACAGTGTCGATATCATCAATAGTCACGCTAGTCTGTGCAATATTGGTGGAAAGGACAACCTTGCCGTTTGGATACGAAGCAAACGCCAGCTGCTGCTCCGCCGCTTCTAACTGGCTGTGCAGCGGAAGTACGGGCACGTCTTTGGACCCTGCCAAAGCCGCGAGACGGTCCGCAATGCTTTCTATCTCCGACTTTCCTGGCAAGAACACCAAAATGTTGCGCCCACCCAGTAATAGGTGGCGCTCCACTTCTTCCAACAAGTCGTCTGCCCGTCCCATGGTAATAGGGTGGCTGCGCCCAGGTACCGTAATGGGTGCAGGTGCATTGTAATACCCAGCCAAACTTACGGCATCAATAGTGGCACTCATTACTACTACCTTGAAGCTGGCGTCCTCTTGGCAACGCTTCTTGGACCAAGCAATAAGCACCTCCATGTTCTGGTTCCACTCATGGATTTCATCCAACACTAAAACCTGATGGTCACCAGCGCCCTCACCCGCTACTTCACGGACCAACTGCAAGCCATCCGTACAGTAGAGAATCACATTCTCGTCAGTGTCATCGCGTTCGTGGGCTGTGCGGTAGCCAACATGATGCCGCTCTTTGTGCCCATGGCGCTCTACCCATTCCTCACGCACCCTTAGTGAAAGATTTCGTGCAGCCAAGATGCGCGGCTGGGTCACAATCACTTTTTTGTAGCCGTGTTCTGCCAAGTACTGCGGAACTTGCGTGCTCTTCCCTGCCCCCGTTTCCGCGGTCAGGATTGTCACTTGGTTAGCATCAACCGAATCCAAAATCTGCTGCCGGTAATCAGCAATGGG of Verrucomicrobiia bacterium contains these proteins:
- a CDS encoding helicase-related protein, with product MNEFDDGIEQLKVALSVHADKLPIADYRQQILDSVDANQVTILTAETGAGKSTQVPQYLAEHGYKKVIVTQPRILAARNLSLRVREEWVERHGHKERHHVGYRTAHERDDTDENVILYCTDGLQLVREVAGEGAGDHQVLVLDEIHEWNQNMEVLIAWSKKRCQEDASFKVVVMSATIDAVSLAGYYNAPAPITVPGRSHPITMGRADDLLEEVERHLLLGGRNILVFLPGKSEIESIADRLAALAGSKDVPVLPLHSQLEAAEQQLAFASYPNGKVVLSTNIAQTSVTIDDIDTVIDSGLERRIEIHHGIEGLFIAQVSRADCLQRAGRAGRTKAGEYILAALDRMPCAFLEERPAYAIPEILRTHLDRLVLRLASVGIDIEELEFFHTPGIEAIQQAKQTLVTLGAMTVAGEVTEIGHKMERFPVESRYARMLVEVEDLPAAMKLKLAVIIAIQEVGGIIRGGTKYLGWLQYATHNKSDLLAHYDVYLALPQIDPEQYEDLGIVAKSVTKAAEVIERLAEDLGLPLTELYPIDKGEDALLMRCIVAGQIDQVWVMADERNVVSLLGGKKRELSGGTVVARSGIMTGTPFNLEVATPRGLETLHLVQDLTVVDPMWLESAAPHLFKATPGKVFFDPSQGGLARRWLIRCNGKTIKGASTPVTESTPQTRHLFVELCGAWLHGRLEEERRNVQKESGQRIQAVSLHKVQERVRGIAGGAVSLTELSMQQYTALNKLASLRSYMSDSFLARLKGSSKKSRRKSGPARQKRR